The nucleotide sequence TCACAAATCAAAACCAGAAAAGAGTTTACGTCATAAATGACTATGATGATTCGATTGTTTTACGAAAAATTGCATCCGACATTAAACGCATTTATCAACTGTTCCCTCCCTCGCGTAATGAGATCGTTGAACAAGTAATTTCATTACTCAAAGATGGCTCCAGCTATTCTATTCTTCGAACAGATATAAAAAGTTTTTTTGAAAGCATTCCGCTTGAAAAGATCATTAGTAAACTTAGCGACGATGGACTCCTATCGCCAAAATCACTGTCAATAATAAAAAATTTATACAGAAATGAGGACGGCACCACTTCTTTTAAAAGAGGATTTAGCACTAGCTCTATTTTATCTGAATTATATATGAGAAGTTTTGATAGAAAAATAAAAGAAATTGATGGAGTATATTATTACAATAGATTTGTTGATGACATTGTCATATTTACAACAAAAGACACAAAGCACTTACTAACTATAATAGCTACGCTTTTAGGCGAAAATCTAAAATTAAACGAAAAAAAAACATCTATAACAATCCTTCCGTGCGAAAAATACCAAACAAAAGGTTACTACAAGCACAAAAAATGCAATGAATCTGAACAATGCAAATACAATAATAAATCATTTAACTATCTTGGATACAATTTTACGATACCATGCTTACCCAATAAAGACACTAAAGAGAGGGAGATTGAAGTTCGACTTTCAAAGAACAAACTAAATAAATATAAAACTAGAATAACAAAATCATTTCTCAAATATGCAAAAGACAGAAATTTTGATTTACTCATAGATCGAATTAGCTTTTTGACTGACAACAGTAAAATACCATCTGAACGAAATATTGGAAAGATAATGACAGGCATATACTACACCTACCCATTCTTATCCAATCCAGACAATGAGCTCTGTGAGCTTGATAAATATCTTTTAAATTGCATCCACTGTTCCCATAATGCATTTAACGGACAAATTAGGTTTACAAGGGAACAACTCAAAGCAATAAAAAAATACACATTTGTGAATGGGTTTAAAAAACAGATTTCGCATTCTGTCACATACGTCAAATTAGCTCAAATTTGTGAGTGCTGGAAACATGCCTAAACTAAAAAGCATAAAAATAGGAAAATATAGATGTATTCTAAGTGATACGCTGCCGTACGAGACACTAATCATTTTTTCAAATGTTGGTTTATTCAGCTATCTGACTACAGCGCAGCATGAAATATGGATAGACCAGCTGCTTGGAATTCAATCAAAAATCATGTTTACCAAGCCATACAACTACAACATAAGACATAAACCAACACGCGATAGACTGATCAGCATAATTCACCCCTCTGTACAGATTCAAATCGCTGACTTTTACGACAAATATTCAAAAAATGTTCTGTATCTTTGTTCCAAGAGTAAACTCAGCTTGCGTGCACCAACTGAAGTAGCAACTAAGTTTTACACAAGGGCATTACCTCACATTGATATGACAAACCCGGACCAGTTCGAGGATGAGACAGCTAGCACATATTTCGTCAACAAAAAATACAATTTCATTTATAAATTCTTTACTTCATATGATTTTTTTAATCTTGAAAAAAAATACTTAAGCTATTCAACAATAGACATACAAAATTGTTTTCCAAGCATATACACACATTCAATAGCTTGGGCTGTGAAAGGAAAAGAATTTTCTAAGCGAAACATCACAGCAGCGACATTTGAAAGTGCGATCGACAATTTAGCACAACAATCTAATTATCGTGAAACTCACGGCATATTGGTTGGATCAGAATTTTCAAGAATTTTTGCAGAAATCATACTCCAACGAATTGATTGCAATATCGTACAAAAACTTAAAGAAGAAAATATTATCCTAGATGTACACTATTCAATTAAGAGATATGTTGATGACTATTTTATTTTCTTTAACGACTGCGATATAAACAAAAAAATTAACGATGTTATTATTAATGAACTGCAAGAATATAAATTATTTATCAAT is from Desulfovibrio desulfuricans and encodes:
- the drt3a gene encoding antiviral reverse transcriptase Drt3a, which gives rise to MPLFRQTFEASTLRKFIRRSDFWKKNNFCDDRSELDCVLSQLCERIWDIHYKIETKFFTNQNQKRVYVINDYDDSIVLRKIASDIKRIYQLFPPSRNEIVEQVISLLKDGSSYSILRTDIKSFFESIPLEKIISKLSDDGLLSPKSLSIIKNLYRNEDGTTSFKRGFSTSSILSELYMRSFDRKIKEIDGVYYYNRFVDDIVIFTTKDTKHLLTIIATLLGENLKLNEKKTSITILPCEKYQTKGYYKHKKCNESEQCKYNNKSFNYLGYNFTIPCLPNKDTKEREIEVRLSKNKLNKYKTRITKSFLKYAKDRNFDLLIDRISFLTDNSKIPSERNIGKIMTGIYYTYPFLSNPDNELCELDKYLLNCIHCSHNAFNGQIRFTREQLKAIKKYTFVNGFKKQISHSVTYVKLAQICECWKHA